GAAGATCCGTTCCCGGTGTTCCGGCGCGATGCCGCAGCCGTAATCGCGGACAAGGAAATCGATCTGCTTTCCCTCCGCCGCGACGGCGGAGACTTCGATCCGTTTCGTTCCGCTGTGCAGAACCGCATTGGTGATCAGGCTGTTCAGCGCCTGCTGGAGCAGGAGAAAATCACCCGGAAATTCGATGGAGGAACACTCTCCGACGACCAGATCGATTCCCGCCGTTTCGGCCATGCTCCTGCACTCCTCCGCCGCTCCGCGGATGACTGCCGCCGGCAGGACCGGCAGAAAATCGTTTTCAGTTCCCTTCCGCATCGTTTCGAGGGAGCTCAGCGTCAGGAAGCTCTGCAGCAGGGTGTGCAGCCGTTCCGACTGGCGGGTCAGGGTCTGGATGCAGCGGGATTTGTACTCCTCGTTGTCGAGCGCGCCGTTGTTGATGGCGTCTACGGCGCCGACGATTCCGGTCAGCGGCGTTTTCATCTCATGCGAAATCGCCGCGATGAATTCCGTCCGGTACGCCTCGAGTTTCCGGATGTCGGAGAGGTCGGTGATCGAAACGAGAACGTACTTTCCGCCGTCCCGGGTGAAGGAGACGGCATTCGCGAGGAGCTGCCGCTCTTTTTCTCCGCGCTTTACGGAAAGCTCTTCCGAATAGACGCCGGTTTCTCCGACTTTTTCGATATATTCTCTCAGCTCCGCCGGGCACTCCGGCAGTTTTGCCGCCGGTTCCAGGCCGGGGAACAGTCCGCAGGCAGTCCGGTTCCAGCGCTCGACCCGGCCGGAGGCGTTGACCAGAAGAATCGCTTCAGTCAATGCATCCAGGATGGCTTCCCGCTCGTACGCGTCGTCCCGGAGGGAGACGATCTGTTTTTTCAGCTGTTCCGTCAGGCTCTGCAGGCAGATTGCGATTTCACGCACAAGGCCGTAGCGCGGCACGTAGACCGGATACTCCAGCTCTCCCGCCGCAATCTTCGACATGCTTGCGAAAAGCCGATTCAGCGGCGAACGGATGATGGAACAGAAATAAACGATCAGCACGATCGTCGACAGAATGCCGAGGATGGTCAGAATGATCATGCCGTCCCGGGTCTGCCGCATGAGCATGGTCATGCTGTTGCACTTTGCGGCCATGACCAGGATGTAGTCCTGCCCTCCGGCGTTGAAGTGGGCCGAATGGTATACCATGAAGGAGTTCAATGTTTCGTCATATTTGACGAGGACATCCTCCTGGTCGTTTTTCTTGAACAATCCCCGGATTCTCGGGCTGCGGATATGTTCGGCGAGGTAGTCCGGGGCGTTTTCGGTTTCGGCCACGACTCCTCTGCTGCGGGCGATGATTTTGGCGACCACGGGATTCGGCCCGCTGGTGCGGAGCAGCCGGCGGATTTTCTCCGGATCGTTCGCTTCGAGCTGTTCCTTGCAGAACCGGATCAGGAAAAAATTGTTCCGCCTGGTTTCGTCGATCACCTCCCGGAAATACGCCTCCTGGAAGTCGGCAAGCTGAAGATCCAGCAGAAAAATGGAGACGACAATGATTCCGCCGATCAGCGCCGGGATGAAGAGCAGAACGGAGTCCTTTCGCGCCATCGCTCACTCTCCGGCCGCTTTGTAACCGATGCCGCGGACGGTTTCGATCCGGTCCGCCCACTCCCCGAGCTTTTTCCGCAGGTTGACGATATGCATGTCGATGGCCCGCGCCGTGACGGAGTAGTTGTCCCCCTTGACCTCCCGGATGATCTGATTCCGGGTGAATACCCGGCCGGGATTTGACGTCAGCAGAGCAAGGGTCTTGAATTCATCCGCAGTCAGCATCAGCGGACGGCCGTTCAGCTCGGCCCGGTAGGCGATCAGGTCGATGGTCAGTGCGCCGAGCGTGACGGTGCGCGTCTC
The nucleotide sequence above comes from Victivallis lenta. Encoded proteins:
- a CDS encoding sensor histidine kinase, translating into MARKDSVLLFIPALIGGIIVVSIFLLDLQLADFQEAYFREVIDETRRNNFFLIRFCKEQLEANDPEKIRRLLRTSGPNPVVAKIIARSRGVVAETENAPDYLAEHIRSPRIRGLFKKNDQEDVLVKYDETLNSFMVYHSAHFNAGGQDYILVMAAKCNSMTMLMRQTRDGMIILTILGILSTIVLIVYFCSIIRSPLNRLFASMSKIAAGELEYPVYVPRYGLVREIAICLQSLTEQLKKQIVSLRDDAYEREAILDALTEAILLVNASGRVERWNRTACGLFPGLEPAAKLPECPAELREYIEKVGETGVYSEELSVKRGEKERQLLANAVSFTRDGGKYVLVSITDLSDIRKLEAYRTEFIAAISHEMKTPLTGIVGAVDAINNGALDNEEYKSRCIQTLTRQSERLHTLLQSFLTLSSLETMRKGTENDFLPVLPAAVIRGAAEECRSMAETAGIDLVVGECSSIEFPGDFLLLQQALNSLITNAVLHSGTKRIEVSAVAAEGKQIDFLVRDYGCGIAPEHRERIFKRFYRIPGSRNGPGNGIGLAIVKHIALYHGGNVSVVSEPDAGAEFHLRIPY